Proteins encoded in a region of the Solanum dulcamara chromosome 9, daSolDulc1.2, whole genome shotgun sequence genome:
- the LOC129903877 gene encoding 1-aminocyclopropane-1-carboxylate synthase 3-like, translated as MLKMLSKMAMCKSDGQDSSYFIGWQEYEKNPYDSIQNPSGIIQMGLAENQLSFDLLESWLTRNQDVIQFRENGGSMFRDLALFQDYHGLQAFKNVLVSFMAEIRKKKVKFDPKNLVLTAGSTSANETVIFCLAEPGEALLIPTPYYPGFDRDLKWRTGAEIVPIYCYSSNNFRITESALEEAYEQAQKLNLTVKGVFITNPSNPLGTTMSRNELNILITFAMAKNIHIVSDEIYAGTVFDSPNFISIMEALIDRKLEKSKMWNQVHIVSSLSKDLGLPGFRVGMIYSNNETLVAAATKMSSFGLISSQTQYLLSKILGDRRFIERYVKENKKQLMHRREMLATGLANSGIECLESNAGLFCFVNMRNLLKSNTFEAEMELWKKIISDVGLNVSPGSSCHCSEPGWFRVCFANMSKETLDLAMQRINNFVNSDRDIHRNLHQQPSRFVEAAGSRRRRTIANWVVKLSSGDGRTDR; from the exons ATGTTAAAAATGTTGTCCAAAATGGCTATGTGCAAATCAGATGGGCAAGATTCTTCTTATTTCATTGGATGGCAAGAATATGAGAAGAACCCTTATGATTCTATTCAAAATCCTTCTGGTATTATTCAAATGGGTCTAGCTGAGAATCAG CTCTCTTTCGATCTCCTTGAATCATGGCTCACAAGGAACCAAGATGTAATTCAGTTTAGAGAAAATGGAGGATCCATGTTCAGAGACTTGGCTCTTTTCCAAGATTATCATGGATTGCAGGCTTTCAAGAAT GTACTTGTGTCGTTCATGGCTGAGAtcagaaaaaagaaagtaaaatttgATCCCAAAAATTTAGTACTCACAGCTGGTTCAACTTCAGCAAATGAAACAGTCATTTTTTGCTTAGCTGAACCTGGAGAAGCTCTCCTTATTCCAACTCCTTATTATCCAGG GTTTGATAGAGATCTTAAATGGAGAACAGGGGCTGAAATTGTACCAATATACTGCTACAGTTCAAATAATTTCAGAATTACTGAATCAGCCCTTGAAGAAGCATATGAACAAGCCCAAAAACTTAATTTAACAGTCAAGGGTGTATTCATCACAAATCCTTCAAATCCACTCGGGACAACAATGTCACGCAACGAACTAAACATTCTAATCACATTTGCCATGGCCAAAAATATTCACATAGTTAGCGACGAAATATACGCTGGTACAGTATTCGATTCGCCAAATTTCATAAGCATTATGGAGGCATTAATCGATAGGAAACTCGAAAAATCAAAAATGTGGAACCAAGTTCACATCGTGTCGAGTCTATCAAAAGATCTAGGCCTTCCAGGTTTCAGAGTTGGGATGATTTATTCGAATAACGAAACGCTTGTAGCTGCTGCTACAAAAATGTCGAGTTTTGGGCTAATTTCGTCGCAAACTCAGTATCTCCTGTCTAAAATTCTCGGAGATAGGAGATTTATAGAACGTTACGTTAAGGAAAATAAGAAGCAATTGATGCATAGGAGGGAAATGCTCGCTACAGGCCTTGCGAATTCGGGGATTGAATGTTTAGAAAGTAACGCTGGATTGTTCTGTTTTGTGAACATGAGGAATTTGCTAAAATCGAACACGTTCGAAGCAGAAATGGAATTGTGGAAGAAAATAATTAGTGATGTTGGTTTAAATGTATCTCCTGGATCTTCTTGTCACTGCAGCGAACCGGGTTGGTTCAGAGTTTGTTTCGCGAACATGTCGAAAGAAACTCTCGACCTCGCGATGCAAAGGATTAATAATTTTGTCAATTCTGACAGAGATATTCATCGTAATCTTCATCAGCAGCCGTCACGATTCGTGGAGGCTGCTGGCTCAAGGAGGAGAAGGACAATTGCGAATTGGGTTGTTAAGTTATCATCAGGTGATGGAAGGACAGATCGTTGA